A genomic segment from Candidatus Methylomirabilota bacterium encodes:
- a CDS encoding MerR family transcriptional regulator, translating into MEGRLKIGELARRAGVTAKAIRFYERRGLLPAAARGANRYRLYGEDTAEILRFIKQATGLGLTLGEIKDILVIRQGGRPPCSHVHQLLRDKAVELDRKLKDLVDVRERIRRSLAAWNRQPQKQAPV; encoded by the coding sequence ATGGAGGGGCGACTCAAGATCGGCGAGCTGGCGCGCCGCGCCGGGGTCACGGCCAAGGCTATCCGCTTTTACGAGCGCAGGGGCCTCCTGCCGGCCGCAGCCCGCGGCGCCAACCGGTATCGGCTGTATGGCGAGGACACGGCCGAGATTCTCCGCTTCATCAAGCAGGCAACCGGCCTCGGTCTCACGCTCGGCGAGATCAAGGACATCCTGGTGATCCGTCAGGGCGGACGGCCGCCGTGCAGCCATGTCCATCAGCTCCTCCGCGACAAAGCGGTCGAACTGGACCGGAAGCTCAAAGACCTCGTCGATGTCCGCGAGCGCATCCGGCGCAGCCTGGCCGCCTGGAACCGGCAACCGCAGAAGCAGGCGCCGGTGTGA